The genomic window CACAATCCCACAGGCACAGAACACAGGCACGGTCTCTCCTCCCAGGGCGTGTGGTGGCTTCTGACTACGCAGCAGTTGACCAAGGGTCAATCTTTGACACCAGGTGGCCTAGCGCTGTCCTAGAGGGCAGGGCCATGAACACACACTAGCCACTGGCAACTTCAAAGGAAGTGAACGGAGGCTTTGAAGCCTGCAACCCCACAATCATAGGCtctttcccccactttttttgtttgagacagggccttgctctggtttttttttttgttgtttttataatttttgcctttttccacATGTTCTGAGAGGaccttgctttgtcactcaggctggagttcagtggcaatcacagctcactgcagcctcgaactcctagcctcaagtgatcctcccacttcagcctcccatagcgttgggattacaggtgtgagcccctgcggcTGGCCCCAGCCCACAGCCTCTTTCTGATACGAGTGTCTGGTGGCATCGGAGCAGGGTGGACTGGCCCTGAGGCTCCTGCCAGGCCCTGGGTCTGGGCCTGTGGCTGCAGCTCACCTGCTCTTTGGTACTGGTCATCTGCAGGCGGGTGCAGAGGTCATCCAGGCGTTCTCGCTGCTCATGTTGCCCTAGGCGCTCCAGATACTCCCTCAGCATATGGATGATCTGGAACAAGAGGGTGAGCTGAGCTGCCTGGGTTCCTAGGGAGGCAGACAGGCTGATGCTGCTTCCAAAAAGCACAGTGGAGCAGGTGCCAACTGGGGTCAGTGTGAAACAACCCAGGAGCCCTGGGACCAGAGGCAGGTGTGTCTGTGGTTAGGGCAGCATCTGTCCAGTGCTGCCTTGGTGCCGTGGTCTCCACACAGAAGGGGTACTCACCTGCTTCACCTCCAGACGCACAGCCTCTAGGCACTGGGCATGGCCCTCCTGCAGGATATTCAGCTTtgacttggccaggtgcaggggtGTGCGACCAGCTCGGTCCAGGGCATCTACACGGGCCCCTGCAGGTACCAGCTGAGGTGAGCATTCTGGGGGTGAGGGGGAGAAAGAGGACAGAGAGGGGAAG from Homo sapiens chromosome 22, GRCh38.p14 Primary Assembly includes these protein-coding regions:
- the ANKRD54 gene encoding ankyrin repeat domain-containing protein 54 isoform X6; this translates as MARIPVQLMTRAAQLYTLPHAMAMTRLCSCSWTMVLILTSEMGWGTRHCTWRPAPTTFLSSPHCYEEVCGFFPSLSSFSPSPPECSPQLVPAGARVDALDRAGRTPLHLAKSKLNILQEGHAQCLEAVRLEVKQIIHMLREYLERLGQHEQRERLDDLCTRLQMTSTKEQVDEVTDLLASFTSLSLQMQSMEKR